From Chthonomonas sp., the proteins below share one genomic window:
- a CDS encoding NFACT family protein, giving the protein MKVKRLRFDAWCLRAVVLELQSLVGIECQNAESLGEHGVALQFWDGRPHWVHIRSHPDHYGIRLGAAPPRGERMPWVMTLRRSLNRATLVAVEQIALERLVDLVFDQSGSKYVLTCELMGKNSNIILRDADDRVASAARFTGKSRSERAILPGRAFERYPREPSAMLSRTNPSGPGGLSPFVQKLLQEYSPEHVLDRLAEVSAKATLVPGFGVTPIPLSTETLQELFGDQVVPKRFNSISEALAEYESAEPEPERESLRHRLRVQLERIEHARATAVRGLEDAADTARRASELQERGNLILAYQGSIQPGDKMLKTYDEQVIPLNPELTPVENAEAYFLRARKAKHGSDEVNEQLERMRSELVTVRSLITLADQATTDEQLLEVKKEAATRNWLQIQVAPQTKPKDRPFEGHAIKELLAPGGYAVFYGENSDANDFLTMRMGKPNDWWLHVRGAPSTHVLIRANNQPERVPKETLTWAAVIAAKHSPSKHAQMVPVDYTLKRYVRRPKGSKPGFVTYTHEKTIHVNPTGKT; this is encoded by the coding sequence ATGAAAGTTAAACGACTGAGGTTCGATGCCTGGTGCCTTCGCGCGGTGGTGTTGGAGCTGCAATCCCTCGTCGGAATCGAGTGTCAAAACGCCGAGTCGCTGGGCGAGCACGGCGTGGCTCTGCAGTTTTGGGATGGTCGCCCGCACTGGGTTCATATCCGCTCGCACCCCGATCACTACGGCATTCGCCTAGGCGCGGCTCCGCCGCGCGGCGAACGCATGCCGTGGGTGATGACGCTGCGCCGCTCTCTCAACCGCGCGACCCTGGTTGCGGTGGAGCAGATTGCTCTAGAACGCTTGGTGGACTTGGTTTTTGACCAATCGGGATCTAAATACGTTCTCACCTGCGAGCTCATGGGGAAGAACTCCAACATCATCCTACGCGACGCGGACGATCGCGTGGCAAGCGCGGCCCGATTTACCGGCAAAAGCCGCTCCGAGCGAGCGATTCTGCCCGGACGAGCATTCGAGCGCTACCCGCGCGAGCCAAGCGCTATGCTTTCCAGAACTAACCCATCGGGCCCGGGCGGACTTTCGCCGTTTGTGCAAAAGCTGTTGCAGGAGTACAGCCCCGAGCACGTGCTGGATCGCCTCGCCGAAGTCTCGGCCAAGGCGACGCTCGTGCCCGGTTTTGGTGTAACGCCGATCCCGCTAAGCACGGAAACTCTGCAAGAACTATTTGGCGACCAAGTGGTTCCAAAACGATTCAACTCGATCAGCGAGGCCCTCGCCGAATATGAATCAGCGGAGCCCGAACCCGAACGAGAGAGTCTGCGCCACCGCTTGCGCGTGCAGTTGGAGCGCATCGAGCATGCCCGCGCCACGGCGGTGCGTGGCCTGGAAGATGCCGCCGACACCGCTCGCCGCGCGAGTGAATTACAGGAACGCGGCAATCTCATTCTCGCCTACCAAGGCAGCATCCAGCCCGGCGACAAGATGCTGAAAACCTACGACGAACAGGTGATTCCGCTCAACCCTGAGCTCACGCCAGTCGAAAACGCCGAGGCGTACTTCCTACGCGCGCGCAAGGCGAAGCATGGCTCCGACGAAGTGAACGAACAGCTCGAACGCATGCGCAGCGAATTAGTAACCGTTCGGTCCCTTATCACACTGGCCGACCAAGCGACCACGGATGAACAACTGCTTGAAGTCAAAAAGGAAGCGGCCACCCGCAATTGGTTGCAGATTCAGGTCGCCCCGCAGACCAAGCCCAAGGACCGCCCGTTCGAGGGCCACGCGATCAAGGAACTGCTCGCCCCCGGCGGCTACGCCGTGTTTTATGGCGAGAACAGCGATGCCAACGACTTCCTCACGATGCGCATGGGCAAACCCAACGACTGGTGGCTGCACGTGCGCGGCGCTCCGTCTACCCACGTCCTCATCCGGGCGAACAACCAGCCCGAACGCGTCCCGAAGGAAACGCTAACATGGGCGGCGGTCATCGCCGCGAAACATAGCCCGAGTAAGCACGCGCAAATGGTGCCGGTGGATTACACGTTAAAAAGATACGTTCGGCGCCCTAAGGGTTCCAAGCCAGGATTCGTCACCTACACCCACGAAAAGACGATTCATGTTAACCCGACCGGAAAAACTTAG
- a CDS encoding Lrp/AsnC family transcriptional regulator — protein sequence MKEHLDETNLEILRILQADGSITNADLSRKIGLKPPSVLQRVRKLEQLDLIKGYTAHLNAEELGFGLTIFAQVSLALHQDQPIENFVNSVSGIPEVLEVHHVSGEFDFLLRIVVQNMRHYEQLIRDRLSSIKGMGKLQSCFVLASPKESYALPI from the coding sequence ATGAAAGAGCATCTTGACGAAACAAATTTAGAAATTCTCCGCATTTTGCAGGCCGATGGAAGCATTACCAATGCGGACCTCAGTCGCAAGATCGGGCTCAAGCCGCCGAGCGTGTTGCAGCGCGTGCGCAAGCTGGAGCAGCTCGACCTCATCAAGGGTTATACCGCTCACCTCAACGCCGAAGAACTGGGCTTCGGTCTCACCATCTTCGCGCAGGTCAGTCTGGCGCTACACCAAGATCAGCCGATTGAGAACTTTGTGAACTCGGTCTCGGGCATTCCGGAAGTACTTGAAGTCCACCACGTCAGCGGGGAATTCGACTTTCTCCTCCGCATTGTCGTGCAGAATATGCGCCACTACGAACAGCTGATTCGCGACCGACTGAGCTCGATTAAGGGCATGGGCAAGTTGCAAAGTTGCTTCGTGTTGGCCTCGCCCAAGGAGTCCTACGCGCTTCCCATCTAG
- a CDS encoding TlpA family protein disulfide reductase: MTISKAITIAGLGCLGVIAAMQTGAQGGATMTGKALPTFSAKSLSGAKVSNATLKGKVVLLDFWATWCGPCVKMSPTMQKLHTKYNKKGLVVIGMNLEGGTEDSDKAKAMDYVKKHKYTYLNTIGNDGLASKLQVSGIPRFVLVDKKGKIIGDWTGSSDGFEKAVTPLIEKALK; encoded by the coding sequence ATGACGATTTCAAAAGCAATCACCATCGCCGGGCTTGGCTGTCTTGGCGTAATCGCCGCGATGCAAACCGGCGCACAAGGCGGGGCGACCATGACCGGCAAGGCGTTGCCGACATTCTCGGCCAAGAGCCTCAGCGGCGCGAAGGTGTCCAACGCGACCCTTAAGGGCAAGGTTGTGCTCCTCGATTTCTGGGCCACCTGGTGCGGTCCGTGCGTCAAGATGAGCCCGACCATGCAAAAGCTGCACACCAAGTACAACAAAAAGGGCTTGGTCGTGATCGGAATGAACCTGGAAGGCGGCACCGAAGACAGCGACAAGGCGAAGGCAATGGATTACGTGAAGAAGCACAAGTACACGTATCTCAACACGATCGGCAACGACGGCCTCGCCAGCAAGCTGCAAGTCAGCGGCATCCCGCGCTTCGTCCTGGTGGACAAGAAGGGCAAGATCATCGGCGACTGGACCGGCTCAAGCGATGGCTTCGAAAAGGCGGTAACCCCGCTCATCGAAAAGGCGCTTAAGTAA
- the rmuC gene encoding DNA recombination protein RmuC: MEIVFLIVGLALGGGVAWHFYRQHRAEFMRAVALEAEKSDLRVEIGRLQEVEKQVGRLELKQAELEDDLSARNDQISDYREKLARSEEEQESTQRAFAEAKDQFEAVFKDLANQAMNQSAEQFLKLASERFDGLTKEQRSELEKRQLAIQDLVKPIEEKLGKLDESHRAIEEKRREEYGTLTEQVKQMMDQSRNVDKSTRDLIRALRNPGERGRWGEVQLRRVVEFAGMIEHCDFNTQVTGESDAGGRLRPDMIVHVPGGREIIVDAKVPFDAYSKAIEADDDDLRREHMISHARQVRNHVTKLGQRGYQKQFEGALDFVVLFVPADPMLSHALEHDGSLWEDAAQSGVMLCTPSTLIVMLRSAATLWRQEQVRQNAKEISDLGRDLYKRLGTLSDHFGKVGRNLNQAVNSYNQAIGALESRVLPGARKFKELDTHLTEEIDELQPVDERTRVIQSPELKALKPPDDRAIGSLFEPN; encoded by the coding sequence ATGGAAATCGTATTTTTGATTGTTGGATTGGCTTTGGGCGGCGGCGTGGCATGGCATTTCTATCGCCAGCATCGCGCCGAGTTTATGCGCGCCGTGGCGCTGGAAGCCGAAAAGTCGGATCTGCGGGTCGAGATCGGTCGCCTGCAAGAAGTCGAAAAGCAAGTCGGTCGCTTGGAGCTAAAGCAAGCAGAATTGGAAGACGATCTCTCCGCTCGCAACGACCAGATTAGCGACTACCGCGAAAAGCTCGCCCGCTCGGAAGAGGAGCAAGAAAGCACGCAGCGCGCCTTCGCCGAAGCGAAGGACCAGTTCGAAGCGGTGTTTAAAGACCTCGCGAACCAAGCGATGAACCAGAGCGCCGAGCAGTTTCTCAAACTCGCCAGCGAGCGATTCGACGGCCTCACCAAGGAGCAACGCTCAGAATTGGAAAAGCGCCAACTGGCAATTCAGGACCTCGTCAAGCCGATCGAAGAAAAGCTGGGCAAACTCGACGAATCTCACCGCGCCATCGAAGAGAAGCGCCGTGAGGAATACGGCACGCTCACCGAGCAAGTCAAGCAGATGATGGACCAATCGCGCAACGTGGACAAAAGCACGCGCGACCTCATCCGCGCCCTGCGCAATCCGGGCGAGCGCGGTCGTTGGGGCGAAGTCCAACTTCGCCGCGTGGTCGAATTCGCGGGCATGATTGAGCACTGCGACTTCAACACGCAGGTGACGGGCGAAAGCGATGCCGGCGGACGTCTGCGCCCCGACATGATCGTTCACGTGCCCGGCGGTCGCGAAATTATCGTGGACGCGAAGGTTCCCTTTGACGCCTACAGCAAGGCGATTGAGGCCGACGACGACGACCTGCGGCGCGAACACATGATCTCGCACGCGCGGCAGGTCCGCAATCACGTCACGAAACTCGGCCAGCGCGGTTACCAAAAGCAGTTCGAAGGCGCGCTCGACTTTGTGGTGCTCTTTGTCCCCGCCGACCCCATGCTCTCGCACGCGCTGGAGCACGATGGCTCGCTCTGGGAAGACGCCGCGCAAAGCGGCGTGATGCTCTGCACGCCGAGCACGCTCATCGTGATGCTCCGTAGTGCGGCAACACTTTGGCGACAAGAGCAGGTCCGTCAAAACGCCAAGGAGATCAGCGACCTTGGCCGCGACCTCTACAAGCGGCTGGGCACGCTGAGCGACCACTTCGGCAAGGTCGGCCGCAACCTCAACCAGGCCGTGAACAGCTACAACCAGGCGATCGGCGCGCTGGAAAGCCGCGTCCTGCCGGGCGCGCGCAAGTTCAAGGAACTCGATACGCACCTCACCGAGGAGATTGACGAGCTTCAGCCGGTGGACGAGCGCACCCGCGTCATCCAATCGCCGGAGCTTAAGGCACTCAAGCCACCCGACGACCGAGCGATCGGTAGCCTGTTCGAACCGAACTAA
- a CDS encoding M50 family metallopeptidase, producing MKLDARRTLVVGLAMIIGIMPFVPLVRSLAFPVYLLNTHLHEFCHAVAAYLTGGYVDYIRVESDISGVTMLATRAPVVTASAGYVGASIIGALVVVASRTPRGAKIALYALAACLLFSLTFWVRGSAVGVGIGILWVGLLVAGGTFLRGETLAGVAQVVGLAQCFAAIMGVFELFKVAAAGEEAGDAANMAAYTGIPASIWMLLWAIASMALAWMSLKRAWGVDQPEGSVRREP from the coding sequence ATGAAACTCGACGCGCGCCGGACGCTGGTGGTCGGGCTGGCGATGATCATCGGCATCATGCCGTTTGTGCCGCTGGTGCGCTCCCTCGCGTTCCCGGTGTACCTGCTGAATACTCACCTGCACGAGTTTTGCCACGCCGTCGCGGCGTATCTCACGGGCGGCTACGTGGACTACATCCGCGTGGAATCGGATATCTCGGGCGTGACCATGCTGGCGACTCGCGCGCCGGTGGTCACGGCTTCGGCGGGCTACGTCGGGGCGAGCATCATCGGCGCGCTGGTGGTGGTGGCGTCGCGCACTCCGCGCGGAGCGAAGATCGCCCTGTATGCGTTGGCCGCGTGCCTATTGTTCTCGCTGACGTTTTGGGTGCGGGGCTCGGCGGTCGGCGTGGGCATCGGCATTTTGTGGGTTGGTTTGTTGGTGGCCGGCGGCACGTTTCTGCGCGGCGAAACCTTGGCCGGCGTCGCGCAGGTGGTCGGTTTGGCGCAGTGCTTCGCCGCGATCATGGGTGTGTTCGAACTGTTTAAGGTCGCGGCGGCAGGCGAAGAAGCGGGCGACGCCGCAAACATGGCCGCTTACACCGGGATTCCGGCTTCCATTTGGATGCTGCTGTGGGCGATTGCCAGCATGGCGCTCGCCTGGATGAGCCTTAAGCGGGCGTGGGGCGTCGATCAGCCCGAAGGGTCAGTCCGCCGAGAACCATAA
- the lnt gene encoding apolipoprotein N-acyltransferase encodes MPTIFKSVKPFLPELASAAILSLAFPPVNLVLLAFVGLAPLLRALIEDSGKAAFWRGWRFGYVFYLIQLIWLGQFVFKWTQMAWIGILVTLLGPLVLCWVFGFAALAVNRAWQVRRPWIIPLVWLLAEFVVGRQGPFAFPWSPLALPLAQMPELVQWAAYGQIGLVSAWVCLASVCLVMVGQKWEPRVTARYVTVFLLMLVGTFALMLRPLPGRKLVVAAAQPGIDVAFGDRSQLASVCRDLYAQAAGANLVVFPERITEGGNPPFDPDPTLPALFGGSRTVETTTYQSAYTTAPKPAFADKTQLVIFGEYVPFRQYLPASFRLPQADLTPGETIRTLSVGEVRVGPQLCFEALFPHVGYSQTQQGAQLIAVMAIDDWYLGSAAPEQLQLASRIRAIESGLPLVRSATMGRSLIFDAFGRTVALAEYGQRRVIRATVQVPDGSPNPPARGWVPFLAAFMVLGGLTLRADRRPTPA; translated from the coding sequence ATGCCCACAATCTTCAAATCCGTTAAGCCGTTTCTGCCCGAGCTCGCCTCGGCGGCGATCCTCTCGCTGGCGTTTCCGCCGGTCAACTTGGTGTTGCTCGCGTTTGTGGGGCTGGCCCCGCTCTTGCGTGCGCTGATCGAGGATTCGGGCAAAGCCGCGTTCTGGCGCGGATGGCGTTTCGGCTACGTTTTCTATCTCATTCAACTTATCTGGCTCGGGCAGTTTGTGTTCAAGTGGACCCAAATGGCGTGGATCGGCATCCTCGTCACGCTCCTCGGACCCCTCGTGTTGTGTTGGGTGTTTGGCTTTGCAGCGCTCGCCGTCAACCGAGCCTGGCAAGTGCGCCGCCCGTGGATCATTCCGCTGGTGTGGCTGCTCGCCGAGTTCGTCGTGGGCCGGCAAGGGCCGTTCGCGTTTCCTTGGTCGCCGCTGGCATTGCCGCTCGCGCAAATGCCGGAGCTCGTGCAGTGGGCCGCCTACGGCCAAATCGGGCTGGTTTCGGCTTGGGTGTGCCTCGCCTCAGTTTGCCTGGTGATGGTGGGCCAAAAGTGGGAGCCGCGCGTCACCGCGCGCTACGTCACCGTGTTCCTGCTCATGTTGGTGGGGACGTTCGCCCTCATGCTGCGGCCATTGCCGGGTCGCAAATTGGTGGTGGCCGCCGCCCAACCGGGCATTGACGTCGCGTTCGGTGATCGCAGCCAACTCGCCAGCGTGTGCCGCGATCTCTACGCGCAAGCCGCCGGCGCGAATCTCGTCGTCTTTCCCGAGCGCATCACCGAGGGTGGCAACCCGCCGTTCGATCCCGACCCGACCTTGCCCGCGCTCTTCGGCGGCTCGCGCACGGTCGAAACGACAACCTACCAAAGCGCGTACACCACCGCGCCCAAGCCCGCCTTTGCCGACAAAACGCAGCTGGTGATCTTCGGCGAGTACGTTCCCTTCCGCCAGTACCTGCCCGCCTCGTTCCGCTTGCCGCAGGCGGACCTCACGCCCGGCGAGACCATCCGCACGCTGAGCGTCGGCGAGGTTCGCGTCGGGCCGCAACTTTGCTTCGAGGCGCTCTTCCCGCACGTCGGCTATTCGCAAACGCAGCAAGGCGCGCAACTCATCGCGGTCATGGCGATTGACGATTGGTACCTAGGTTCCGCCGCGCCGGAGCAGCTTCAACTCGCGAGCCGCATCCGCGCCATCGAGAGCGGTTTGCCGCTCGTCCGCTCGGCGACGATGGGCCGCTCCCTCATCTTCGACGCGTTTGGTCGGACGGTTGCCCTCGCCGAATACGGCCAGCGCCGCGTGATCCGCGCCACAGTTCAGGTTCCGGACGGATCGCCGAACCCGCCCGCGCGCGGCTGGGTGCCGTTCCTCGCCGCGTTTATGGTTCTCGGCGGACTGACCCTTCGGGCTGATCGACGCCCCACGCCCGCTTAA
- a CDS encoding histidine phosphatase family protein, producing MQVYLIRHGQTEWNRLGKAQGHTDIDLDETGQRQVSELETAFAGRPLGQVWSSDLVRATSTAAALTRATGAALTTDAALRERAFGEWEGFAYNDVHTRLREASAEVDISEFHARPPGGESVLDVWHRVESIVARLREAEQPIAIVSHGGVCAQLLAQLLRGTMESTRSFRFENTAITELVRRPDGFFRLVRFGCTAHLSEPSAPMIDAHNLQIR from the coding sequence ATGCAGGTCTATCTCATTCGCCACGGTCAAACCGAGTGGAACCGACTCGGCAAGGCCCAGGGCCACACGGATATTGACCTCGACGAAACCGGCCAGCGGCAAGTGAGCGAACTCGAAACCGCCTTCGCCGGCCGCCCCCTTGGCCAGGTGTGGAGTAGCGACCTTGTGCGGGCAACCAGCACGGCTGCTGCCCTGACCCGCGCTACCGGCGCCGCCCTCACGACCGACGCTGCCCTGCGCGAACGCGCTTTTGGCGAGTGGGAAGGTTTTGCCTACAACGATGTCCACACCCGTCTGCGCGAGGCGAGCGCCGAGGTGGACATCAGCGAGTTTCATGCGCGCCCCCCGGGCGGCGAATCGGTGCTCGACGTGTGGCACCGAGTCGAGTCCATCGTCGCCCGTCTGCGCGAGGCCGAGCAACCCATCGCCATTGTTTCGCACGGCGGCGTGTGCGCTCAACTCCTCGCCCAGCTTTTGCGCGGAACGATGGAGAGCACGCGCTCGTTCCGATTTGAGAACACCGCCATTACCGAGCTTGTCCGTCGTCCCGACGGCTTTTTCCGCCTAGTGCGATTCGGCTGCACCGCCCACCTGAGCGAGCCCAGCGCCCCGATGATTGATGCCCACAATCTTCAAATCCGTTAA
- a CDS encoding VOC family protein, with protein MDGMNTLCHLEYEVTDIARSQQFLEGMFGWTFRQFTPDMVVFGQGDTHIGGLLRVHAVKPGTSPSLWFKVADLDAMVAKANASGGRGEGEKSPVPGVGHSTVVYDPDGNMIGLVQYDA; from the coding sequence ATGGACGGCATGAATACCCTTTGTCATCTCGAGTATGAAGTCACCGACATCGCTCGCTCGCAACAGTTTTTGGAGGGGATGTTCGGCTGGACGTTCCGCCAATTCACTCCCGACATGGTGGTGTTCGGCCAGGGCGATACTCACATCGGCGGGTTACTCCGCGTGCACGCAGTCAAGCCCGGGACGTCGCCGAGCCTGTGGTTTAAGGTCGCCGATTTGGATGCGATGGTGGCGAAGGCCAACGCCAGTGGCGGTCGGGGCGAGGGCGAAAAGTCGCCCGTGCCCGGCGTGGGTCACAGCACCGTGGTCTACGATCCAGACGGAAACATGATCGGCCTCGTGCAGTACGACGCCTAG
- a CDS encoding helix-turn-helix domain-containing protein, translating to MSDRRQPCPLALSLTRVPVKRWATKADLITALEAARLELERNPDTARLEALGAEVGLSPHHLQRLFAATFGHSPRAYGERVRLLRAWSHLAAGMSVSETAITVGYDSPQQLARVFRRVMDCAPSEVRRLVSPD from the coding sequence ATGTCCGACCGCCGCCAACCCTGCCCGCTCGCGCTGAGCCTCACCCGCGTGCCGGTGAAGCGGTGGGCGACCAAAGCCGACCTGATTACAGCACTGGAGGCCGCCCGATTGGAACTCGAACGCAACCCCGACACTGCGCGCCTTGAGGCTCTGGGCGCTGAGGTTGGCCTGTCGCCGCATCACTTGCAGCGCCTCTTCGCCGCGACCTTCGGCCACAGTCCGCGCGCCTACGGCGAACGCGTGCGATTGCTGCGAGCATGGAGCCACCTCGCGGCCGGGATGAGCGTCTCCGAAACGGCGATAACCGTCGGCTACGACTCACCCCAGCAACTCGCCCGCGTGTTTCGACGGGTCATGGATTGCGCGCCCAGCGAGGTGCGCCGCCTCGTGTCGCCAGACTAG
- the lptC gene encoding LPS export ABC transporter periplasmic protein LptC gives MARCSLPIIPLLLMAIVAIGGCGGGKSGGAKKSNASTANADEERRKFRTGAVTLHQFDEARKPQWSVSAKDAALVLEDGKARGELMQLTGTVYRDGELTGEVAADRGLANQNEKTLRLNGDVEIKAADGRTLTSGVAEYLPGYELLHAGDTVGVVTPKYKLMNIPAVVATADLREIGTPDMFRDKIQALMRKLKVEPKPNKLKLAMLAGILAQTGVAGAQSTFQTETITIRGWRSIKTSELADGRVKFLLSGGRITGESKNKGLVAVGNRIEGTLKEVNGKRVIETASFSGDVQVTLDNGGGRSVLTTASANLINGETPVLSAPGAVTLMRHDSGGQETTVRGASAVARLAPLDSGAKQPVRRIELSGGVTMTVTGGANGTLRATTGSVTMVPGDGTDDFDFNGSTKLTQETDLRSVELTGSGGTATIGRGAYPLQTARLTGPVRAKMTRSNKGFAEQYLATGGGLTYNDSARNVKLTGNVVLNAKARLFEGENRGTELILSLNDKREVAEIEMNGEPGSTDYTPKKEPNR, from the coding sequence TTGGCGCGATGTTCTCTCCCCATTATTCCCCTTCTGCTGATGGCGATTGTCGCGATCGGTGGCTGTGGAGGCGGCAAGTCCGGCGGGGCCAAGAAGTCAAATGCCTCGACGGCCAACGCCGACGAAGAGCGTCGCAAGTTTAGGACCGGCGCGGTGACCCTGCACCAGTTCGACGAAGCGCGCAAACCGCAATGGAGCGTCTCGGCGAAGGATGCCGCGCTCGTGTTGGAAGATGGCAAGGCGCGCGGCGAACTCATGCAGCTGACGGGCACGGTGTACCGCGACGGCGAACTCACCGGCGAAGTCGCGGCCGACCGGGGCTTAGCCAACCAAAACGAAAAGACCCTGCGGCTCAACGGCGACGTTGAAATAAAGGCCGCCGACGGGCGCACCCTGACCTCGGGCGTCGCGGAATATTTGCCCGGCTACGAGCTTTTGCACGCCGGCGATACGGTTGGCGTCGTCACTCCCAAGTACAAGTTAATGAATATTCCTGCCGTTGTGGCAACCGCCGACCTGCGCGAAATCGGCACGCCGGACATGTTTCGCGACAAAATTCAAGCACTCATGCGGAAACTGAAGGTCGAGCCCAAGCCGAATAAACTAAAGCTGGCGATGCTGGCGGGGATTCTGGCGCAGACCGGCGTGGCCGGAGCGCAGTCGACCTTTCAAACCGAGACCATTACGATCCGCGGTTGGCGCAGCATCAAGACCAGCGAACTCGCGGATGGCCGGGTGAAGTTTCTGCTGAGTGGCGGGCGCATCACCGGCGAATCCAAAAACAAGGGCTTGGTCGCGGTCGGCAATCGCATCGAGGGGACGCTCAAGGAAGTGAACGGCAAGCGCGTGATCGAGACGGCGTCGTTCTCGGGTGATGTGCAGGTGACGCTCGACAACGGCGGCGGACGCTCGGTGCTGACCACGGCCTCGGCGAACCTCATCAACGGCGAAACCCCCGTGCTGAGCGCGCCCGGCGCGGTGACGCTCATGCGCCACGATAGCGGCGGTCAAGAGACGACCGTGCGAGGGGCCAGTGCCGTGGCGCGATTAGCCCCGCTGGATTCCGGCGCGAAGCAGCCTGTGCGGCGCATTGAGCTTTCGGGGGGCGTGACGATGACCGTGACCGGAGGCGCGAATGGCACGCTCCGCGCGACGACGGGGTCGGTGACGATGGTGCCGGGCGATGGCACGGACGATTTTGACTTTAACGGTTCGACCAAATTGACGCAGGAGACCGACTTGCGCAGCGTGGAACTGACCGGTTCGGGCGGCACCGCGACCATCGGCCGCGGAGCGTACCCGTTGCAAACCGCTCGCCTCACCGGGCCGGTGCGGGCCAAAATGACGCGCTCGAACAAGGGCTTCGCCGAGCAGTATCTGGCGACCGGCGGGGGGTTGACCTACAACGATTCGGCGCGCAACGTGAAGCTGACGGGGAACGTGGTGCTCAACGCCAAGGCGCGGTTGTTCGAGGGAGAAAACCGCGGCACGGAATTGATTTTGAGTCTCAACGACAAGCGGGAGGTGGCCGAAATCGAGATGAACGGCGAGCCCGGTAGCACGGATTACACGCCCAAGAAGGAGCCGAATCGGTGA
- the lptB gene encoding LPS export ABC transporter ATP-binding protein — protein MKIQAEGLVKEYKRNRVVDGVTFEFEQGEIVGLLGPNGAGKTTTFYMITGLVKPTQGRVLFDGTDVTTQPMFRRARAGVGYLPQETSVFRRLSVRDNFRLVMEMNKYSRAQIKERTDELAEELHITDKLDRMAGVLSGGERRRVEIGRALATDPKFILLDEPFTGIDPVTIEEIQHIIFKLKSKGIGILITDHNVAATLRITDRNYILIDGKIFLQGQAAEILADESVRKHYLGQQFNDPPAES, from the coding sequence GTGAAGATTCAAGCCGAAGGACTGGTGAAAGAATACAAGCGCAACCGCGTGGTGGACGGGGTGACGTTTGAGTTTGAGCAGGGCGAGATTGTGGGTCTGTTGGGGCCGAATGGCGCGGGCAAAACCACGACGTTTTATATGATCACGGGGTTGGTCAAGCCGACTCAGGGACGAGTGTTGTTCGACGGCACGGACGTGACGACCCAGCCCATGTTTCGCCGGGCCCGAGCCGGCGTGGGATATCTACCGCAGGAAACCAGTGTGTTTCGCCGGCTGAGCGTGCGCGACAATTTTCGCCTTGTCATGGAGATGAACAAGTATTCGCGGGCGCAGATTAAGGAGCGCACCGACGAACTCGCCGAGGAACTCCACATCACCGACAAGCTCGACCGCATGGCGGGAGTGCTTTCGGGCGGTGAGCGGCGGCGGGTTGAAATCGGCCGCGCATTGGCCACCGACCCCAAGTTCATCCTGCTCGATGAGCCATTTACCGGGATTGACCCGGTGACCATCGAGGAGATTCAGCACATTATTTTCAAGCTGAAAAGCAAGGGCATCGGCATTTTGATTACCGACCACAACGTGGCGGCGACGCTCCGGATTACCGATCGAAACTACATCCTCATCGACGGCAAGATTTTCTTGCAGGGGCAGGCGGCGGAGATTCTGGCCGACGAAAGCGTGCGCAAGCACTACCTCGGGCAGCAATTCAACGACCCGCCCGCTGAATCATGA